AAGTATGACTGAAACACTATGTTATCACGACACCACTTGGTATCACTATTAACACCACTAATGTCATGATCTATTCCATGGGAATCCAAAATTTCAAATCCAATAAGTGAGTTGATTTACCAGAACATCCACTGTTCTGAAAACTTGGAGTAAGAATCTCATAAGGTgtctatcaaaaaaaaaaaaagaatctcaTACGGTGAAGCAAAAATCTTTTTGGCGGGTAAACAAAGGGCCATGCATTCACTAGCTATGTGATTTCCTTACATAGATTTCCTCTAATCTACCTACAAGTGCCACCATATAAAAGCTTACCAGCATCCTAGCATATATCATGTAAAGAACATAAACTATACTTCTATATCACTAATTATGCATATTGTGATCAGTGGCCGGAAAACCAAAAAAAAGCACCAGTACTATACACTCATGAATCTTGTATAACTTGTAATTTTCCTCTAATACTCAATTGTCCATTTCATTTTCTGTTCATATGTAAACTACTAGCCCTTAAAAGGTTTTGTGATTACAGCACAGATTTCCTTGCAACGAAGATTGAGGAGTGTATAGAGAAGCAATATTTCTACCCAGATGCCTGTTTTAATCAAATCCACCCAAGTCCACTGGAAGGGATTTTGTGATTGCTACTTTAGCTTTCCTTTTCCCTTACAAAATCATGTTGTGTCTGGTTACTTCCTGCTCAGCTTATTTTTCCTTGACAACATTAAGATTGACAAGCTACTCCCTTTTTCTAAGTGCTTGTGCATTTACTACTAGCAGTGCGCAAAAGGTCCTCTCACCAAAAAAATTGCTCAAACTAACTATTTTTCCTGTTTCATAAAGGTCTCCTATCCTGTTTCCCTCTTCTTCACCAGTATTGTACCAACTCCGCCTCTTTACGGCGGAGGAATTGATCTTGTTTGGTATATTTTCTGAAGTAGTTGTGACCGCCCCCTGCTTGGACCCCAACCTCCAAGTGGGCACTTTCTATGAAAATGAAGTACTAATAGCTAGTCCGATGATTTAGAGATCAAGGAAGAAATTTCTAGAAAGCTAATGACAATCTGTATATTTCTTGTTAGCTTTACAAGATCCAATATATTTCCAACTTCTAAATCATCCTCATAGCACAGTTTGAAACCAAACCATTCCATGATGTTTCTGttgtaaaaaaaactaatcataTATATTGATCATTTCTTCTTGATCTCGAGAAAATCAAACTTTTACGGCTCGTTAGGTTAGtgatactaaatggtggtaatggaaatgatttataatgtaaaatttcatcaaaatgttCTATGTCATTTCCATGGTGATGAAACCTTGatcacaaaaattttttttatttataaattttcattaccacttaataccacCTCCCCAATGGAggtgcattggaatgaattttatgaaaaaaataagatgattgaagttggacaagcatagcCATCAAGGTAGCtaaaagatttttcaactataattatattagttttcattcccattaccaccctTTATTAATACCTAGCAAACAGGCCTTTAAAGCTCCCTTAACATTATGCTTATGATTcccaaaaaatttcaaaaacaaatGAAGGCAGCATATACAAATTAGAACAAACTCAAATGTCACTGAAGAGAGCAACAAATGTCCAAAAATCCAAAGAGCAACAAAACAACGGATAACTGAACCTCACTTGCTTGACTGACAAGCACAACAACATTTCATCACCCCAATACCATTAAATGACTCCCACTAACCAAGAGTTTGAATATCGAATGTGCACAACcttaacactatgtttggatggaaggaaaTGAAGAGAAGGAAAAGGGGAGCAAAATTGGATATCAAGAGGAAAGGGGAGGGCAATGGAAGGAAAGAAATTGGAGGGACGAAGTCTCTTGCATTTTGTGGTAAATAAATTCTTCGAAAGATTTGAAAGGAAAACTCAATAGTCTTCCCTCCCCTCCCATCCTATCCTAAAATGTTACTCAAGCTGTCAACCATAGTGTAACTCTCTTGGtgataacaaattaaaagctaaaaataaactcTTAAACTAAGTTTGTATTGATTTTTAGAAGaaaaggaagggaaggggaTGGAAAATTGGTGTATTCTCCTTCGATTAATTTTGTCTAAATTATGAACTTCTCCTTATAATTCCCTTCCTTCATTTCCCTCCCTTCTCCAATTGGTATCCAAAATCGCTCCATTTccctcccttcccttccctccaTTTCCTCCTATCTAAACATAATGTTAATATTACACAAAAATACAAAGAACCTAAAATTTCTTTCCAATGCCATTAGGTGGTTACTAACTAATCGGGTTTGGGGTTCGTTGTTATTAAATAAAAAGCTAGTTTTCGATTGACCCTTAAATCAAACATGATCAACAACTTCAAGTAAATGAGAAGTGTCTATGATTTAACAAACCATTTAAAACTAAAGTCACAAGCAAAGTACTTCAAAATGAGAAAACCAATTCAATTAAGTAGTTACAGATTTACAGGATATTCAATCAAAGAAAGAGCAAAAGGCTCACCGAAATGGATATTCTTAAATGAGGCGATTCTTCTTCTTAGGGCAAGCAGTCTTATACCCGCCTTTGGTAGGTTTACCCCAAGGAGAAACAGAATGATGCCCTTTACTTTTACCTTCACCACCACCATGAGGATGATCAATTGGATTCATTGCAACACCTCTAACAACTGGTCTTCTTCCAAGCCACCTACTATTCCCAGCTTTCTTTAACTTCTTCGCACTATGAGACGGGTTAGAAACCGACCCAATTGTAGCCCGACAACGAGTATCAATCAGCTTGTCAACCCCAGAAGGTAGACGGACTAGAACGCGACGTGCAGAAGAGGGTTCTTTCAGAATCTTAGCTGAAGTTCCGGCAGAACGTACGAGTTTTCCTCCTTCATTTGGACGGAGTTCAATGTTGTGAATGATAGTTCCGATTCGCATCATGGAAATGGGCATAGAAGTGCCAATTTGAGAAGCGAGATCGTGGGTTAAGAGATAGTCCGCCATTGAAGGGGATTTAGTTTCGGTTAGGGAGGTTGGAGATGAAGAAAAAGTACGACGGAGAGTTGGTAAGACAGCGGTGGTTGTGATTGTGCGTAGTCGGAGAAACGCCATTTGTGACGGCGGTATGGTGGTTGACGGGAAGTCAAGGACTGAGAAGACTGAAAGGGGGGGAGTAAATCCAAAGGAAGACACCTAAACCAAAATTTTCATGGACGGGTTGCTTATGTTGTCAAATAAACCCGACCCAAATTATAACTACTTGATTGTCTCGAGAACATATATTGGAAAATAAgggttttagtttaatttttgtcTCATAGAGTATGGACGATGGATTAACTCTGAAAATATTGAGGTAAGTTTTGATTTCAAATTTGTAATTGaattttgtaaatttattttaaaaaaagaagttaCGTGTAGTATGTTTTGTGCGATTTGGTTTAAGCTAAGTACCATAATTTGTGCAActtgcaatttttatttttactttttgctaattttatttgtatattttagtaaattc
This Amaranthus tricolor cultivar Red isolate AtriRed21 chromosome 13, ASM2621246v1, whole genome shotgun sequence DNA region includes the following protein-coding sequences:
- the LOC130798280 gene encoding 60S ribosomal protein L2, mitochondrial-like, which produces MAFLRLRTITTTAVLPTLRRTFSSSPTSLTETKSPSMADYLLTHDLASQIGTSMPISMMRIGTIIHNIELRPNEGGKLVRSAGTSAKILKEPSSARRVLVRLPSGVDKLIDTRCRATIGSVSNPSHSAKKLKKAGNSRWLGRRPVVRGVAMNPIDHPHGGGEGKSKGHHSVSPWGKPTKGGYKTACPKKKNRLI